A single window of Brachyhypopomus gauderio isolate BG-103 chromosome 21, BGAUD_0.2, whole genome shotgun sequence DNA harbors:
- the nfe2 gene encoding transcription factor NF-E2 45 kDa subunit isoform X1, producing MCSAVNSALPFNFSCEGLGNSNRLHGGVSMSTTHRFNPCGGFRPNPAPQQLEMDLAWQELMAITELQELEAPNESHFEPVPCLSMESYGTCGMGPSLAGPAPPACEASPATGYEGGYASAMPPYQRHNPHVEMQYGHVGGQMGARSQPTAQPLQPPPMSLLDHMGVMTTNQGRGKDHARRPSDDLESDSGLSLGSSPPLASPENATHVVPVYVAPDGTLGYTEGEGSCIGDPCRMRPNIPGSVDYQNAFSPYSGTYFPLAPNLQPPLQQVAQSQQQMTSMKQLLPTALHDLQMNGLSMSRGSSFESPNPKSRVGGPPGPLSRDERRALALKIPFSLYKIINLPVDDFNELLSQYTLSDTQLTLVRDIRRRGKNKVAAQNCRKRKLENIVHLENELGQLRAQKEHLARERLEFQQNIAIIRCHLSDLYTKVFSQLQDEEGRPYSLEDYSLQQTNDGNVYLVPRNTPLEVE from the exons ATGTGTTCAGCTGTAAATAGTGCTCTCCCCTTTAATTTCAGTTGTGAG GGACTGGGAAACTCTAACAGACTTCATGGGGGAGTGTCCATGTCTACTACTCATAGGTTCAATCCGTGCGGCGGGTTCCGCCCTAATCCCGCCCCCCAGCAGTTAGAGATGGATTTGGCCTGGCAGGAACTGATGGCCATCACAGAACTGCAG GAGCTTGAGGCACCAAATGAGAGTCATTTCGAGCCCGTCCCGTGTCTCTCCATGGAGTCTTATGGGACCTGCGGAATGGGTCCATCCCTGGCGGGACCTGCCCCCCCGGCCTGTGAAGCCAGCCCTGCCACTGGCTATGAAGGTGGCTACGCCAGTGCAATGCCCCCCTACCAGCGCCATAACCCGCACGTGGAGATGCAGTACGGACACGTTGGGGGCCAGATGGGGGCACGGTCACAGCCAACCGCACAACCGCTTCAGCCTCCTCCTATGAGCCTCCTGGATCACATGGGCGTGATGACCACCAATCAGGGACGTGGGAAAGACCACGCCCGACGCCCATCAGATGATCTCGAATCAGATTCGGGTCTGTCGCTGGGGTCAAGCCCACCACTCGCTTCACCGGAGAACGCAACACACGTGGTGCCCGTCTATGTAGCCCCAGACGGCACCCTTGGCTATACTGAGGGTGAAGGGTCATGTATTGGGGACCCTTGTCGTATGAGACCAAACATACCTGGCTCTGTGGATTACCAGAATGCATTTAGCCCCTATTCTGGGACATACTTTCCTTTAGCACCTAACTTGCAACCTCCACTCCAGCAGGTGGCGCAGTCTCAGCAGCAAATGACTTCAATGAAGCAGTTGTTACCTACAGCGCTGCATGACCTCCAGATGAATGGCCTGAGCATGTCGAGAGGAAGCTCGTTCGAGTCCCCGAACCCAAAATCGCGAGTGGGAGGGCCCCCAGGGCCGCTCAGCAGAGACGAGCGCAGAGCGTTGGCTCTAAAAATCCCCTTCTCGCTGTACAAGATCATCAACTTGCCAGTGGACGACTTCAATGAGCTACTGTCCCAATATACGCTCAGCGACACTCAGCTAACGCTGGTGAGGGACATTCGCAGACGGGGAAAGAACAAGGTTGCGGCACAAAACTGCCGCAAAAGAAAACTGGAGAACATTGTACATTTGGAGAATGAGTTAGGCCAGCTAAGGGCTCAGAAAGAGCACCTAGCCAGAGAGAGACTGGAGTTCCAGCAAAACATTGCCATTATTAGGTGCCACCTCTCAGATTTATATACCAAAGTGTTCTCTCAGTTACAGGATGAGGAAGGACGGCCATATTCTTTGGAGGACTATTCACTTCAGCAAACTAACGATGGTAATGTTTACCTTGTGCCACGAAACACACCACTGGAGGTGGAATAA
- the nfe2 gene encoding transcription factor NF-E2 45 kDa subunit isoform X2 yields the protein MSTTHRFNPCGGFRPNPAPQQLEMDLAWQELMAITELQELEAPNESHFEPVPCLSMESYGTCGMGPSLAGPAPPACEASPATGYEGGYASAMPPYQRHNPHVEMQYGHVGGQMGARSQPTAQPLQPPPMSLLDHMGVMTTNQGRGKDHARRPSDDLESDSGLSLGSSPPLASPENATHVVPVYVAPDGTLGYTEGEGSCIGDPCRMRPNIPGSVDYQNAFSPYSGTYFPLAPNLQPPLQQVAQSQQQMTSMKQLLPTALHDLQMNGLSMSRGSSFESPNPKSRVGGPPGPLSRDERRALALKIPFSLYKIINLPVDDFNELLSQYTLSDTQLTLVRDIRRRGKNKVAAQNCRKRKLENIVHLENELGQLRAQKEHLARERLEFQQNIAIIRCHLSDLYTKVFSQLQDEEGRPYSLEDYSLQQTNDGNVYLVPRNTPLEVE from the exons ATGTCTACTACTCATAGGTTCAATCCGTGCGGCGGGTTCCGCCCTAATCCCGCCCCCCAGCAGTTAGAGATGGATTTGGCCTGGCAGGAACTGATGGCCATCACAGAACTGCAG GAGCTTGAGGCACCAAATGAGAGTCATTTCGAGCCCGTCCCGTGTCTCTCCATGGAGTCTTATGGGACCTGCGGAATGGGTCCATCCCTGGCGGGACCTGCCCCCCCGGCCTGTGAAGCCAGCCCTGCCACTGGCTATGAAGGTGGCTACGCCAGTGCAATGCCCCCCTACCAGCGCCATAACCCGCACGTGGAGATGCAGTACGGACACGTTGGGGGCCAGATGGGGGCACGGTCACAGCCAACCGCACAACCGCTTCAGCCTCCTCCTATGAGCCTCCTGGATCACATGGGCGTGATGACCACCAATCAGGGACGTGGGAAAGACCACGCCCGACGCCCATCAGATGATCTCGAATCAGATTCGGGTCTGTCGCTGGGGTCAAGCCCACCACTCGCTTCACCGGAGAACGCAACACACGTGGTGCCCGTCTATGTAGCCCCAGACGGCACCCTTGGCTATACTGAGGGTGAAGGGTCATGTATTGGGGACCCTTGTCGTATGAGACCAAACATACCTGGCTCTGTGGATTACCAGAATGCATTTAGCCCCTATTCTGGGACATACTTTCCTTTAGCACCTAACTTGCAACCTCCACTCCAGCAGGTGGCGCAGTCTCAGCAGCAAATGACTTCAATGAAGCAGTTGTTACCTACAGCGCTGCATGACCTCCAGATGAATGGCCTGAGCATGTCGAGAGGAAGCTCGTTCGAGTCCCCGAACCCAAAATCGCGAGTGGGAGGGCCCCCAGGGCCGCTCAGCAGAGACGAGCGCAGAGCGTTGGCTCTAAAAATCCCCTTCTCGCTGTACAAGATCATCAACTTGCCAGTGGACGACTTCAATGAGCTACTGTCCCAATATACGCTCAGCGACACTCAGCTAACGCTGGTGAGGGACATTCGCAGACGGGGAAAGAACAAGGTTGCGGCACAAAACTGCCGCAAAAGAAAACTGGAGAACATTGTACATTTGGAGAATGAGTTAGGCCAGCTAAGGGCTCAGAAAGAGCACCTAGCCAGAGAGAGACTGGAGTTCCAGCAAAACATTGCCATTATTAGGTGCCACCTCTCAGATTTATATACCAAAGTGTTCTCTCAGTTACAGGATGAGGAAGGACGGCCATATTCTTTGGAGGACTATTCACTTCAGCAAACTAACGATGGTAATGTTTACCTTGTGCCACGAAACACACCACTGGAGGTGGAATAA
- the hnrnpa1b gene encoding heterogeneous nuclear ribonucleoprotein A1b isoform X2 — protein MSKEGQPREPEQLRKLFIGGLSFETTDDSLRSYFEQWGTLTDCVVMKDPNSKRSRGFGFVTYSNVDEVDAAMNARPHKVDGRLVEPKRAVSREDSNKPFAHMTVKKIFVGGIKEDTEESHLRDYFEQFGKIEAVEIMVDHKTGNKRGFAFVTFDDHDSVDRIVIQKYHTLNGHNCEVRKALSKQEMQNSSMNMRGRGGGNFGGRYGNSSYGNDYGGGRDGYFGGRGGYGGGQGGYGGSRGYGGGQGYGNHGGGGYGGGGGGGGSGGNGYDNYNGNGSFGGGESCNFGSSGGSSGSYNDFGNYNNQQSNYGPMKGSFGGGGGGGGRNSGPYGGYGGNSGGGGGGYGGGSGGGRRF, from the exons ATGTCGAAAGAG GGCCAGCCACGCGAACCGGAGCAGCTCCGGAAACTCTTCATCGGAGGCCTGAGCTTCGAGACCACGGACGACAGCCTGCGCTCCTATTTCGAGCAATGGGGCACCTTAACAGATTGTGTG gTAATGAAAGATCCGAACTCCAAACGATCAAGGGGTTTTGGCTTCGTCACGTATTCCAATGTGGACGAAGTCGATGCTGCCATGAATGCACGTCCTCACAAAGTCGATGGTCGACTCGTAGAGCCCAAACGAGCTGTGTCTAGAGAG GATTCCAACAAACCATTTGCTCACATGACGGTGAAAAAAATATTTGTGGGTGGCATCAAAGAAGACACAGAGGAGTCGCATCTTCGTGACTACTTTGAACAGTTTGGAAAGATCGAAGCTGTTGAAATAATGGTGGACCATAAGACTGGAAACAAAAGGGGATTTGCTTTTGTCACATTTGATGACCATGACTCTGTGGATCGTATTGTCA TTCAAAAGTACCACACACTAAATGGTCATAACTGTGAAGTGCGGAAAGCCCTTTCCAAGCAAGAGATGCAAAACTCCTCAATGAACATGCGGG GACGTGGCGGTGGAAACTTTGGTGGTAGATATGGCAACAGTAGTTATGGCAACGACTACGGAGGTGGCAGAGATGGCTATTTTGGTGGTCGAG GTGGTTATGGTGGTGGCCAAGGAGGATACGGTGGCAGCCGTGGGTATGGTGGTGGCCAAGGCTACGGTAACCATGGCGGTGGAGGTtacgggggtggtggtggtggtgggggcagCGGGGGCAATGGATATGATAACTACAACGGCAACGGGAGCTTTGGAGGTGGCGAGTCAT GTAACTTTGGAAGTAGTGGTGGCAGCAGTGGGAGCTACAATGACTTTGGGAACTACAACAACCAGCAGTCAAATTACGGCCCGATGAAGGGGAgctttggtggtggtggaggaggaggtggcagGAACAGTGGCCCCTATGGTG GATATGGAGGCAAttcaggaggaggtggtgggggttaCGGTGGTGGCTCGGGCGGAGGTCGGCggttttaa
- the hnrnpa1b gene encoding heterogeneous nuclear ribonucleoprotein A1b isoform X1, with amino-acid sequence MSKEGQPREPEQLRKLFIGGLSFETTDDSLRSYFEQWGTLTDCVVMKDPNSKRSRGFGFVTYSNVDEVDAAMNARPHKVDGRLVEPKRAVSREDSNKPFAHMTVKKIFVGGIKEDTEESHLRDYFEQFGKIEAVEIMVDHKTGNKRGFAFVTFDDHDSVDRIVIQKYHTLNGHNCEVRKALSKQEMQNSSMNMRGRGGGNFGGRYGNSSYGNDYGGGRDGYFGGRGGRSGGGGGGGGGGYGGGDGYNNGFGGDGGYGGGQGGYGGSRGYGGGQGYGNHGGGGYGGGGGGGGSGGNGYDNYNGNGSFGGGESCNFGSSGGSSGSYNDFGNYNNQQSNYGPMKGSFGGGGGGGGRNSGPYGGYGGNSGGGGGGYGGGSGGGRRF; translated from the exons ATGTCGAAAGAG GGCCAGCCACGCGAACCGGAGCAGCTCCGGAAACTCTTCATCGGAGGCCTGAGCTTCGAGACCACGGACGACAGCCTGCGCTCCTATTTCGAGCAATGGGGCACCTTAACAGATTGTGTG gTAATGAAAGATCCGAACTCCAAACGATCAAGGGGTTTTGGCTTCGTCACGTATTCCAATGTGGACGAAGTCGATGCTGCCATGAATGCACGTCCTCACAAAGTCGATGGTCGACTCGTAGAGCCCAAACGAGCTGTGTCTAGAGAG GATTCCAACAAACCATTTGCTCACATGACGGTGAAAAAAATATTTGTGGGTGGCATCAAAGAAGACACAGAGGAGTCGCATCTTCGTGACTACTTTGAACAGTTTGGAAAGATCGAAGCTGTTGAAATAATGGTGGACCATAAGACTGGAAACAAAAGGGGATTTGCTTTTGTCACATTTGATGACCATGACTCTGTGGATCGTATTGTCA TTCAAAAGTACCACACACTAAATGGTCATAACTGTGAAGTGCGGAAAGCCCTTTCCAAGCAAGAGATGCAAAACTCCTCAATGAACATGCGGG GACGTGGCGGTGGAAACTTTGGTGGTAGATATGGCAACAGTAGTTATGGCAACGACTACGGAGGTGGCAGAGATGGCTATTTTGGTGGTCGAG GAGGccgtagtggtggtggaggaggtggtggtggtggtggttatggaggtggtgatggctACAACAATGGATTTGGAGGAGATG GTGGTTATGGTGGTGGCCAAGGAGGATACGGTGGCAGCCGTGGGTATGGTGGTGGCCAAGGCTACGGTAACCATGGCGGTGGAGGTtacgggggtggtggtggtggtgggggcagCGGGGGCAATGGATATGATAACTACAACGGCAACGGGAGCTTTGGAGGTGGCGAGTCAT GTAACTTTGGAAGTAGTGGTGGCAGCAGTGGGAGCTACAATGACTTTGGGAACTACAACAACCAGCAGTCAAATTACGGCCCGATGAAGGGGAgctttggtggtggtggaggaggaggtggcagGAACAGTGGCCCCTATGGTG GATATGGAGGCAAttcaggaggaggtggtgggggttaCGGTGGTGGCTCGGGCGGAGGTCGGCggttttaa